The following coding sequences are from one Paenibacillus tundrae window:
- a CDS encoding phytoene desaturase family protein, producing the protein MKRSIIIIGAGFGGLSCAIRLASQGVQVTILERQQQPGGKLQQIEKDGYHFDRGPSTITMPSSFRSVFEHAGVEMEDYVRLYDLEPRTRNVFADGTVVDLSRDRQWMKEQIAVYSPEDALQYDAFMNESAALYAEANQHFLGKLLISPKEKYNLQMLRSLLRVRPTVKLDTLLRSYFKHPHTLAMIGRYATYVGSSPYQSPSIFAMMGHVEADVGIYGVEGGTYQLIAGMVKLAQEKGVQIVTGTQVRQIVVRNGQVVGVDTDQGFREADQVVANGDVLSVNRLLVEPKYRKQMTDARIAKYEPSISGFVTLAGVRRQYDALLHHTVFFPEQYEPEFKDIFRDRQMPTDPTIYICYSGYSEASRAPVGASNLFILVNAPYLSDAWNWDEQMDRYGEFVLDQLEARGVTGLRQSDVLIRYTPKQIEQDTLAHQGSIYGISSNSVKQTFARPGNRSKDVRGLWYVGGTTHPGGGTPIVTLSGQLVGEQIASEMSVR; encoded by the coding sequence TTGAAGAGAAGCATCATCATTATTGGCGCAGGGTTCGGTGGCTTATCCTGTGCTATTCGACTGGCTTCACAAGGCGTGCAGGTGACCATTCTGGAACGCCAACAGCAGCCTGGAGGGAAGCTGCAGCAGATTGAGAAGGACGGATACCATTTTGACCGCGGCCCAAGTACGATTACGATGCCATCTTCATTTCGCTCGGTCTTTGAGCATGCAGGTGTTGAGATGGAGGATTATGTGCGATTGTATGATTTAGAGCCGCGTACGCGTAATGTTTTTGCAGATGGTACGGTGGTGGATCTGTCTCGGGATCGGCAGTGGATGAAGGAGCAGATTGCGGTATATAGCCCGGAAGATGCGCTCCAGTATGATGCTTTTATGAATGAGTCGGCTGCACTCTATGCGGAAGCGAATCAACATTTTCTCGGTAAACTGCTCATCTCCCCCAAAGAAAAATATAACCTGCAGATGCTGCGCAGTCTGTTAAGGGTACGTCCAACGGTTAAGCTGGATACGCTGCTTCGATCCTACTTCAAGCATCCACATACGTTAGCGATGATTGGTCGTTACGCGACCTATGTTGGATCATCACCTTATCAATCACCCTCAATCTTTGCAATGATGGGACATGTCGAAGCAGATGTAGGAATCTACGGTGTCGAAGGTGGAACCTATCAATTAATTGCAGGTATGGTGAAGCTGGCACAGGAAAAAGGCGTTCAGATCGTCACCGGGACTCAGGTACGGCAGATTGTTGTTCGGAATGGACAGGTGGTCGGAGTAGACACGGATCAAGGCTTCCGGGAAGCAGATCAGGTGGTTGCCAATGGAGATGTACTAAGCGTTAATCGATTACTGGTCGAACCTAAATATCGTAAACAAATGACGGATGCCCGTATTGCCAAATATGAGCCGTCCATTTCCGGTTTTGTTACACTGGCAGGTGTACGCAGGCAGTATGATGCATTGCTGCATCACACCGTATTTTTCCCAGAGCAGTATGAACCGGAGTTTAAGGACATTTTCCGCGATCGCCAAATGCCAACCGATCCAACCATCTATATCTGTTACTCCGGTTATTCGGAAGCGAGTAGAGCGCCTGTAGGTGCAAGCAATCTGTTCATTCTCGTGAATGCTCCCTATTTGTCGGATGCGTGGAACTGGGATGAGCAGATGGATCGGTATGGCGAGTTTGTGTTAGATCAATTGGAAGCGCGGGGTGTCACGGGACTGAGACAATCGGACGTTCTCATTCGTTATACGCCTAAGCAGATTGAACAGGACACGCTTGCGCATCAAGGCTCTATCTATGGCATTTCGTCCAACTCGGTGAAGCAGACCTTTGCAAGACCAGGCAATCGGAGCAAGGATGTGCGCGGACTGTGGTACGTTGGCGGAACAACGCATCCGGGTGGTGGAACACCCATCGTAACGCTGTCTGGTCAGTTGGTTGGGGAACAGATTGCTTCTGAGATGAGCGTAAGATAA
- a CDS encoding glycosyltransferase produces the protein MTASEISWIVLTGVLGMQLLFAIWNLSCLPKVRSLDAQRILRPASDDELLVSVLIPARNETLHIQGCLESVLASDTSGFRMEVLVLDDRSEDDTAEIIQRIASQDSRVRLLQGVDLPPGWMGKSHACHRLVQEAAGQWYMFVDADVRLKPTAIRQTVAVGVEQGGGLVTGFPYQVTKTWMEKLVVPMMVFTIISHLPIFMIRRSSSPLFVAATGAFLLIHRSSYEASGGHAAIQAHLVDDMSLAKAVKRAGHPVTLADVHDVTTTRMYQNGSEVWNGYKKNMYEGLGRKDALLLGTLLMYTLMYLVPPLGLIFGVFTGDMTTLMYGLTGTLLGMAVKRVADYAGGQPWWLALLQPISMACVIAIGIASWRAGRSGKGYVWKGRRYS, from the coding sequence ATGACTGCATCTGAAATAAGTTGGATTGTTCTCACTGGTGTATTAGGCATGCAATTGCTGTTTGCGATATGGAATCTATCCTGCTTGCCTAAGGTTCGTTCATTGGATGCCCAGCGTATCCTGCGCCCGGCCTCAGACGATGAACTTCTCGTCTCTGTGCTGATTCCAGCACGTAATGAAACACTGCACATTCAAGGCTGTCTTGAAAGTGTGCTTGCGAGTGATACGTCTGGCTTCCGCATGGAAGTGTTGGTTCTGGATGACCGCTCTGAGGATGATACGGCTGAGATCATTCAGCGTATAGCGAGTCAGGATTCACGTGTACGTCTATTACAGGGCGTTGATCTGCCTCCAGGGTGGATGGGGAAATCTCATGCTTGTCACCGGCTGGTTCAAGAGGCGGCGGGACAGTGGTATATGTTTGTCGATGCGGATGTACGATTGAAGCCTACTGCCATTCGGCAGACAGTTGCCGTAGGAGTAGAGCAAGGTGGAGGTTTAGTGACAGGTTTCCCTTACCAGGTCACGAAGACATGGATGGAGAAGCTTGTCGTACCGATGATGGTGTTCACCATTATTAGTCATCTGCCTATTTTTATGATACGCAGGTCATCTAGCCCGCTCTTCGTTGCTGCTACAGGAGCCTTTCTGCTGATCCATCGTTCCAGCTATGAGGCATCCGGAGGACATGCTGCCATTCAAGCGCATCTGGTAGATGATATGAGCCTTGCCAAGGCAGTAAAACGTGCAGGTCATCCTGTTACACTGGCTGATGTGCATGACGTGACGACAACCCGAATGTATCAGAATGGCTCGGAAGTGTGGAACGGGTATAAGAAAAATATGTATGAAGGCTTAGGGCGCAAGGATGCACTTCTGCTGGGTACGCTGTTGATGTATACGCTGATGTATCTGGTGCCGCCGCTCGGGTTGATCTTCGGTGTGTTCACTGGTGATATGACCACTCTTATGTATGGGCTAACAGGGACTCTGCTGGGCATGGCGGTAAAAAGAGTTGCGGACTATGCCGGGGGACAGCCTTGGTGGCTTGCACTCCTGCAACCGATTAGCATGGCCTGCGTTATAGCAATTGGTATTGCCTCGTGGCGGGCAGGACGCTCCGGCAAAGGGTATGTATGGAAAGGCAGGCGGTATAGTTGA
- a CDS encoding lysophospholipid acyltransferase family protein: MIRAAKSKSFNHVFSRYNHYYLLRRRFRSFTLSGSLDPHRVPGYEMKIEPKRPVIYFMNHSSWWDGLLLYHATQQTSVGDHYVMMEEQQLQRFTFFRKLGAYSINRESASAIRESMQYTSELLNAGKRVWIFPQGEILHQDIRPIQFRPGIGLLLRRSPEAIAVPVTLCHGMVQHDLPEISMRAGLPILENWHAWKSEEIAARLRLALEQQLDDHKTELMNSAQGQLQDVTPLIRHRSSTSEKYDAARKQVSRKR; encoded by the coding sequence ATGATTCGCGCCGCAAAGTCCAAATCGTTTAACCATGTGTTCTCACGATATAACCACTATTATTTACTGCGTCGGCGTTTTCGTTCGTTTACACTCTCAGGCTCGCTTGATCCGCACCGGGTTCCCGGCTATGAGATGAAGATCGAGCCGAAGAGACCGGTGATCTATTTCATGAATCACAGTTCCTGGTGGGACGGTCTGTTGCTCTATCATGCGACGCAGCAGACCTCGGTGGGCGATCACTACGTGATGATGGAAGAACAGCAGCTACAGCGGTTTACATTTTTTCGTAAGCTAGGTGCTTACTCCATCAACAGGGAGAGTGCATCGGCGATCCGTGAGTCTATGCAATACACGTCAGAACTACTGAATGCAGGCAAAAGGGTGTGGATCTTTCCGCAAGGTGAGATTCTGCATCAAGATATAAGACCGATCCAATTCCGTCCGGGAATTGGGCTGTTACTTCGGCGCTCGCCAGAGGCTATTGCTGTACCTGTGACTCTGTGTCATGGCATGGTTCAGCATGATTTACCGGAAATCTCTATGCGTGCAGGTCTGCCAATCCTGGAAAACTGGCATGCTTGGAAGAGTGAAGAGATTGCCGCTAGACTTCGATTGGCGTTAGAACAGCAGTTAGATGATCACAAAACAGAACTGATGAACAGCGCACAAGGTCAGTTGCAGGACGTGACTCCGCTGATTCGTCATCGTTCTTCCACGAGTGAAAAATACGATGCCGCACGGAAGCAGGTGAGCCGTAAGCGATGA
- a CDS encoding carotenoid biosynthesis protein yields the protein MIQGLYWVWYTIGAVLMLTIGVPDVLSFSNGLFLIFYALYVLDLIYKGRYRTGMSDRSVIWKEPSLWLASFIIWLGGMGIEWLGVHTEWPFGEYAYSDYFGIHLFNVPVTLGFAWIAVVGNSAILSGGGSTWSGKLIRAVKTGFWAIVLDLVLDPVAHARGFWHWGAGGGFYGVPWSNYVSWFIMGAFLSLFLPAMPGDRSTLLRAKWLYQLFILLFGVLALKEGITGSFVIALAGVLLAEGSWLYDSRRKVQIV from the coding sequence ATGATTCAAGGTTTATATTGGGTGTGGTATACGATCGGCGCTGTACTGATGCTTACGATTGGTGTGCCGGATGTTCTATCCTTCTCCAACGGACTTTTCTTAATCTTCTATGCGCTATATGTGCTAGACCTAATCTACAAGGGACGGTACCGAACTGGAATGTCCGACCGGTCAGTCATTTGGAAAGAACCCAGTCTCTGGCTGGCCTCATTCATTATTTGGCTTGGCGGAATGGGCATTGAATGGCTAGGCGTTCATACGGAGTGGCCATTCGGTGAGTATGCGTATTCGGACTACTTCGGCATCCATCTATTCAACGTGCCCGTGACGTTAGGATTCGCTTGGATTGCTGTTGTTGGCAATTCGGCGATCCTAAGTGGTGGTGGTTCAACGTGGTCTGGCAAGCTCATACGTGCAGTCAAAACCGGATTCTGGGCGATTGTGCTGGATCTCGTGCTAGACCCAGTTGCTCATGCTCGCGGATTCTGGCATTGGGGAGCTGGGGGTGGATTCTACGGCGTTCCGTGGAGTAACTACGTAAGCTGGTTCATTATGGGCGCTTTTCTGTCGTTGTTCTTGCCGGCTATGCCTGGAGATCGCAGCACCCTGCTGCGTGCCAAATGGTTGTATCAATTGTTCATCCTTCTGTTCGGTGTGCTTGCACTGAAGGAAGGCATTACAGGTAGCTTCGTGATTGCACTTGCTGGCGTGCTTCTGGCAGAAGGGAGCTGGCTGTATGATTCGCGCCGCAAAGTCCAAATCGTTTAA
- a CDS encoding phytoene/squalene synthase family protein, whose product MNEAILSRCEELMKKGSTSFYQAFKGLPSPRREAVYVIYAFCRMIDDSVDEPEQSAYTIHEIRDLFTQLDEAEGHFIWPALRWLFASFPHLDKGPFFRQMEGQLTDLEVTHYTTMKELEHYCYLVAGTVGEMLLPVLRDDNGAEVAVNGIALGKGMQIVNIIRDVGEDRARARRYVPLEVMEKHGYTELDWQNGVIDERWIAIVHELKVAALDWFRVGMDRLDTYPVDSAFAIELAAAFYSTILHAVERNEYDVYSKRAYVTDELKLEMLGAIVKRYPMLAFQASRTAVS is encoded by the coding sequence ATGAACGAAGCAATTTTGAGCAGGTGCGAAGAGTTGATGAAGAAAGGTTCGACTTCTTTTTATCAAGCCTTTAAAGGCCTTCCCAGTCCGCGTCGTGAAGCAGTGTATGTCATTTATGCGTTCTGTCGCATGATTGATGATAGCGTGGATGAGCCGGAACAATCGGCGTATACCATTCATGAGATTCGTGATTTGTTTACACAACTGGACGAAGCAGAAGGGCATTTCATATGGCCAGCGCTGAGATGGTTATTTGCAAGCTTTCCACATTTGGATAAAGGACCGTTTTTCCGTCAGATGGAAGGGCAGCTCACGGATCTGGAAGTTACGCATTACACAACCATGAAGGAATTGGAGCATTATTGTTATCTTGTTGCCGGAACGGTAGGCGAGATGTTGCTACCTGTACTACGTGATGATAATGGTGCAGAAGTGGCTGTCAACGGCATTGCTCTGGGCAAAGGCATGCAGATCGTCAATATCATTCGCGATGTGGGCGAAGATCGGGCAAGAGCACGACGTTATGTTCCACTTGAAGTGATGGAGAAGCATGGATATACGGAGCTTGATTGGCAAAATGGTGTGATTGACGAACGCTGGATCGCGATCGTTCATGAATTGAAGGTCGCTGCACTGGACTGGTTCCGCGTGGGGATGGATCGTCTTGATACGTATCCGGTGGATAGTGCGTTCGCGATTGAACTGGCTGCTGCATTTTATTCAACGATCTTACATGCGGTGGAGCGTAATGAATATGATGTATATTCGAAACGTGCTTATGTTACCGATGAACTGAAATTGGAGATGCTGGGAGCGATTGTGAAGCGTTATCCAATGCTGGCATTTCAGGCTTCCCGAACGGCGGTTTCCTAA
- a CDS encoding phytoene desaturase family protein: MKRAAIIGAGIGGLTSALLLNRQGWDVTVYERGSRVGGRIGFEQEGEYRIDQGPTIVLLPEMLLGILEEAGVDRSKVELLRCDPLYKVHYSSGRVMTKMTSRSLQAEEIERLFPGESKGFNRFMTDMDTLFPAGRAAFLERAFPRKRDFFTPSLMSLMGRLRAHKSVRRAVGDYFEHEELLDAYSLQSLYIGGSPFGTPGIYSLLPYAEHEYGIWMVKGGYAALPGILEKELIARGGRVVLNTEVTGLQINQGKCEGIETVDGFEPMDAVIYNGDFPHLSSLLGEIPEAPRKRKPYRPSSGCVLIYLGVDKKWEDATTHQFFLPPSLDGSLREVFERRRIPDKSSFYVFNPAALDETAAPPGQSVLYFLIPVPDAEGVDWSQEGELLVERVLEEAEQRGFPGLRAAIQWKKVRTPADAERDGLYGGGSFGIAPVLFQSGVYRPQPKPFPAIKGLYAAGASVHPGGGVPIVMQGARMAVNQLMKEMVT; encoded by the coding sequence ATGAAGCGCGCGGCGATTATAGGTGCAGGCATTGGAGGATTAACGTCAGCGTTATTGCTGAATCGCCAAGGTTGGGATGTTACGGTATATGAGCGAGGTTCACGTGTTGGTGGACGTATAGGATTCGAACAAGAGGGAGAATATCGGATCGATCAAGGACCAACCATTGTACTTCTACCAGAGATGTTATTAGGTATTTTGGAAGAAGCGGGTGTAGATCGTTCCAAGGTGGAGTTGTTACGCTGTGACCCCCTGTACAAGGTTCATTACAGCAGTGGTCGAGTCATGACCAAAATGACCAGCCGTTCACTTCAGGCAGAAGAGATTGAGCGCCTGTTCCCTGGTGAGAGTAAAGGATTTAATCGATTCATGACGGATATGGATACACTCTTTCCGGCAGGACGTGCAGCATTTCTAGAGCGAGCTTTTCCTCGGAAAAGAGATTTCTTCACGCCGTCCCTCATGTCGCTCATGGGCAGACTGCGTGCACACAAAAGTGTGCGGAGGGCTGTTGGCGATTATTTTGAACACGAAGAATTGCTCGACGCGTATTCGCTACAAAGCCTATACATTGGCGGGTCACCGTTCGGGACACCTGGGATCTATTCGTTGTTACCTTATGCGGAGCATGAATATGGAATATGGATGGTCAAAGGCGGTTATGCCGCACTGCCAGGTATATTGGAAAAGGAACTGATTGCGCGCGGTGGACGCGTTGTATTGAACACCGAAGTGACCGGACTCCAGATTAACCAAGGAAAATGTGAAGGAATTGAAACTGTAGACGGCTTCGAGCCTATGGACGCTGTGATCTACAATGGCGACTTTCCTCACTTATCCAGTTTACTTGGAGAGATCCCTGAAGCACCGCGCAAACGCAAGCCGTATCGTCCTTCTTCTGGATGTGTGTTAATCTATCTAGGAGTAGACAAAAAATGGGAGGATGCTACGACACATCAATTTTTCTTACCTCCAAGCCTTGATGGGAGTTTACGTGAAGTGTTCGAGCGACGCCGAATTCCAGATAAGTCCTCATTTTACGTGTTTAACCCGGCTGCATTAGATGAGACGGCTGCACCTCCAGGCCAGAGCGTATTGTATTTCCTCATTCCAGTACCGGATGCGGAAGGCGTGGATTGGTCACAGGAAGGTGAGCTGCTCGTAGAGCGTGTGCTTGAAGAAGCAGAACAACGTGGGTTCCCGGGACTGCGTGCTGCGATCCAATGGAAAAAAGTAAGAACACCAGCAGATGCAGAGCGCGATGGACTATATGGCGGTGGAAGCTTCGGTATTGCGCCGGTTCTGTTTCAATCCGGGGTATATCGACCACAACCTAAGCCGTTTCCTGCAATTAAGGGACTATATGCTGCGGGAGCATCAGTACATCCAGGTGGCGGAGTGCCGATCGTGATGCAGGGTGCGCGTATGGCTGTAAATCAACTCATGAAGGAGATGGTAACATGA
- a CDS encoding phytoene desaturase family protein — MPNQQRKRAAVIGAGPGGLAAAMLLSGQGYEVDVYEKQPVIGGRSARLELGEYKFDRGATFLMMPQLLEEMFDVVGRKLSDYVDMKELTPLYALNFGDKVFTPSRDREQTAAQIKELFPGNEDNYHRFMQDEEVKFGKVMPLLRRPFGKLTDYLRKDAITALPKLDINNTVYGILSRYFTDERLRWAFTFQSKYLGMSAWDCPGTFTILSFIEHQYGLYHPIGGVNRVFHAMADVITEFGGRIHTSCPVDQVIVRNGRAEGVLLENGERIEADHVVVNADFAHAVTNLFEPGVLKKYTPEKMKQKKYSCSTAMLYLGVDGEIDLPHHSVYFPDDYRVNVDEITKHKVLSADPSLYIHNPSKLDSTLAPAGKSAIYVLMPTPNLTGDIDWEKERENVREALMKKMEAIPQLADIRSRIEESMMFTPLDWANELDVYNGATFNMAHNLGQMMYLRPHNQFEELKQVWLVGGGTHPGSGLPTIFESARISVRLIQEEDARTQSRPTPYVQQSAEAGGHS, encoded by the coding sequence ATGCCCAATCAGCAACGTAAACGTGCCGCTGTTATTGGCGCAGGCCCAGGGGGGCTTGCAGCAGCCATGTTGTTATCCGGTCAAGGATACGAAGTGGATGTTTATGAGAAACAACCCGTAATTGGTGGACGCTCTGCCAGACTCGAACTCGGCGAATATAAGTTTGACCGAGGTGCAACGTTTCTGATGATGCCCCAATTGCTTGAAGAAATGTTCGATGTCGTTGGACGCAAGCTATCCGATTATGTAGACATGAAGGAACTGACACCGCTATATGCACTGAACTTTGGTGATAAGGTATTCACGCCTTCTCGGGATCGCGAGCAAACAGCCGCGCAGATTAAGGAACTTTTTCCCGGTAATGAAGATAACTATCATCGGTTCATGCAAGATGAAGAAGTGAAATTCGGTAAAGTAATGCCATTACTTCGTAGACCCTTTGGTAAGTTAACGGACTATCTGCGCAAAGACGCGATAACAGCTCTTCCTAAGCTTGATATCAATAATACGGTGTACGGGATTTTATCACGTTACTTTACAGATGAGCGACTTCGTTGGGCGTTTACTTTTCAATCCAAATACTTGGGCATGTCTGCCTGGGATTGTCCGGGCACATTCACCATTTTATCGTTTATAGAGCATCAGTATGGACTGTATCATCCAATTGGTGGTGTGAACCGTGTGTTCCATGCAATGGCTGATGTGATCACAGAGTTCGGCGGAAGAATACATACATCCTGCCCCGTAGATCAGGTCATTGTCCGCAATGGTCGTGCAGAAGGTGTATTGCTTGAGAACGGTGAACGCATTGAAGCAGATCATGTTGTTGTGAATGCAGACTTCGCACATGCCGTAACGAATCTGTTCGAGCCAGGCGTTCTTAAGAAATATACACCTGAGAAGATGAAACAGAAAAAGTACTCCTGTTCTACAGCGATGCTGTATCTCGGTGTAGATGGCGAGATCGATCTGCCACATCACTCCGTGTACTTCCCTGACGATTACCGAGTTAACGTAGACGAGATTACGAAGCACAAAGTGTTGTCCGCTGATCCATCTCTATATATTCATAACCCCTCTAAGCTGGATTCGACGCTAGCTCCTGCAGGAAAATCTGCAATTTATGTTCTTATGCCCACTCCGAACCTTACCGGAGACATTGATTGGGAGAAGGAACGGGAGAACGTTCGCGAAGCATTGATGAAGAAGATGGAGGCGATTCCTCAGCTGGCAGACATTCGTAGTCGCATTGAAGAATCGATGATGTTTACGCCGCTTGATTGGGCAAATGAACTGGATGTATACAACGGAGCAACGTTTAATATGGCTCATAATCTTGGTCAAATGATGTATCTGCGACCACATAATCAATTCGAAGAGCTGAAGCAAGTGTGGCTCGTTGGTGGTGGGACGCATCCGGGTAGCGGATTGCCTACGATTTTTGAATCCGCACGAATTAGCGTGAGACTTATTCAAGAAGAAGATGCACGAACACAGTCCCGCCCAACTCCTTATGTACAACAGTCGGCAGAAGCTGGAGGTCATTCATGA
- a CDS encoding MerR family transcriptional regulator produces MASISEYVLLDISRKRVGTKVYSIKQVAAMLDIPTVTLRAWENRYSAVTPERTESGYRLYTDENVEDLRWLKQQVEQHQTNISEAVRMLKANKAKPAEAFIPTPSTTPVPTMEESYQRIADQIYDSLYQFQGERANGLIDFGFTMYGYDSMFYHVLVPILVRVGDAWEQGRASVAQEHFMTQLISQRFYQFFHLFPIYPHLPKVLALCPEGEHHQVGLLLFSLFMRKNGAEVLYLGANTPEEGIFPIIREQKIKLVCLSITSPGLMERCDQLVSRIKDEFPHMRFVLGGKGYEHAEHATYPDWIMPEHSSEWQGWLEREYLVDMPPGSQY; encoded by the coding sequence ATGGCAAGCATTTCAGAGTATGTTTTATTGGATATTTCAAGAAAGAGAGTGGGGACTAAAGTGTATTCCATCAAACAGGTCGCTGCCATGCTGGACATTCCAACGGTAACGCTCCGAGCTTGGGAAAATCGTTACAGCGCGGTCACTCCTGAGCGAACGGAATCGGGTTATCGGTTGTATACGGATGAAAATGTTGAAGATCTGCGCTGGTTAAAACAGCAGGTTGAGCAACATCAGACCAATATTTCAGAAGCAGTGCGGATGTTGAAGGCAAACAAAGCCAAGCCAGCAGAAGCGTTCATTCCCACCCCGAGTACGACTCCTGTTCCCACTATGGAAGAATCGTATCAACGGATTGCGGATCAAATTTACGACTCCCTATACCAATTCCAGGGTGAACGAGCCAACGGTCTGATTGATTTTGGCTTTACAATGTATGGATACGATTCAATGTTCTATCATGTACTTGTGCCCATTCTAGTTCGGGTTGGAGATGCTTGGGAGCAGGGAAGAGCCTCTGTAGCACAGGAGCATTTCATGACCCAACTGATTTCACAGCGGTTTTATCAGTTTTTCCATCTGTTCCCGATCTATCCGCACTTACCCAAAGTCCTAGCGTTGTGCCCAGAAGGGGAACATCATCAGGTAGGTTTGCTGCTATTCTCTCTGTTTATGCGTAAAAATGGAGCTGAGGTGCTGTACCTTGGAGCTAATACGCCGGAAGAGGGCATCTTTCCAATTATTCGTGAGCAGAAGATCAAGCTGGTCTGTCTCTCCATCACGAGCCCAGGATTGATGGAGCGTTGTGATCAATTGGTGAGTCGAATTAAAGATGAATTCCCGCATATGCGCTTTGTCCTTGGAGGAAAAGGGTATGAGCATGCCGAACATGCAACCTATCCCGACTGGATTATGCCGGAGCATTCCTCCGAATGGCAAGGTTGGTTAGAACGGGAGTACTTGGTAGACATGCCACCAGGCTCACAATATTAA
- a CDS encoding phospholipase D family protein — MLYQTYKPLPPGISYESPEYRTDQVQFLHDLTYPSEDGLMEHEQQIYQRMLQVVEDAEQFVLVDMFLFNDYQHEGQRFPPISAEFTDAMIAKKNQHPDMDIWFITDEVNTNYNSAPNPLFQQMKQAGIHVVITNVDPLRDSTPVYSAVWRTFFQWFGQSGKGWIPNLMASDGPDVTLRSYLKLLNVKANHRKVVVSEKTAIVSSGNIHDASAYHSNIAFEVSGPIIKDILRSEQAVLDISGGGTVPVYSPSANDSTATSSTNSNEGDLRIRYLTEGKVNDATLQEINAAEKGDVLWMGMFYIASPKVLDALLAAAERGTEIRLILDPNENAFGQEKIGIPNRPVAAELHGKSDGKIQIRWYNTTKEQYHTKMMYIAKATGDHIVLGGSTNFTPRNLNDYNLENDLWVAAPPDNEFTQNVANYFDRIWNNDDAEFTLDLDEFQEKTTFLKGILYKLQLILGFTTF; from the coding sequence ATGCTCTATCAGACGTATAAACCGCTGCCCCCAGGCATTTCCTATGAAAGTCCGGAGTATCGCACGGATCAAGTGCAGTTTCTTCACGATCTGACGTACCCTTCCGAAGATGGACTAATGGAACATGAGCAGCAGATTTACCAACGTATGCTGCAGGTCGTTGAAGATGCTGAACAATTCGTGCTCGTAGATATGTTCTTATTTAATGATTATCAGCACGAAGGGCAACGATTCCCGCCGATCAGTGCAGAATTCACGGATGCGATGATAGCCAAAAAGAACCAACATCCGGATATGGACATCTGGTTTATTACCGACGAAGTAAATACGAACTATAATTCAGCGCCCAACCCGCTATTTCAACAAATGAAACAAGCGGGAATACACGTGGTCATCACCAATGTTGATCCACTCCGCGACTCTACGCCGGTCTACTCGGCAGTGTGGCGGACCTTCTTCCAATGGTTCGGACAGTCCGGCAAAGGCTGGATTCCCAACCTAATGGCAAGTGACGGCCCAGATGTTACCTTGCGATCTTACTTAAAATTATTAAATGTAAAAGCCAATCATCGCAAAGTGGTCGTCAGTGAGAAAACAGCCATTGTTTCCTCAGGCAATATCCATGACGCGAGCGCCTATCATTCCAACATTGCCTTTGAAGTCTCTGGCCCAATCATTAAGGATATCCTCCGCTCAGAACAGGCGGTATTAGACATTTCTGGGGGTGGCACTGTGCCCGTATATTCTCCCTCTGCCAACGATTCGACCGCTACTTCGAGCACGAACTCGAACGAGGGTGACCTGCGTATCCGCTACTTAACCGAAGGCAAAGTAAATGATGCAACCTTGCAGGAGATTAACGCAGCCGAAAAGGGTGACGTGTTATGGATGGGCATGTTCTACATTGCCTCACCTAAAGTGCTGGATGCGCTGCTCGCAGCGGCAGAGCGCGGAACAGAAATTCGGCTTATACTTGATCCAAACGAGAATGCATTTGGTCAGGAGAAGATCGGCATTCCGAATCGGCCTGTAGCTGCTGAGCTACATGGCAAGTCAGACGGCAAAATCCAGATTCGTTGGTATAACACAACCAAGGAACAATATCATACCAAGATGATGTATATCGCCAAAGCAACCGGTGATCACATTGTTCTTGGCGGGTCGACCAATTTTACACCGCGGAACTTGAATGATTACAATTTAGAAAACGATCTTTGGGTTGCTGCCCCTCCAGATAATGAATTCACTCAAAATGTTGCGAATTATTTTGATCGCATTTGGAATAATGATGATGCGGAGTTTACGTTGGATCTTGATGAATTTCAGGAGAAAACAACGTTCTTGAAAGGAATTTTGTATAAGCTTCAACTCATCTTGGGCTTTACGACCTTTTGA